The Anas acuta chromosome 14, bAnaAcu1.1, whole genome shotgun sequence DNA window TTGGTGCAAGGCAAGAGCTAACCCAACCCCCTGAGGCAGTTCAGCTCAGaatccagcagcagcctggtttTGGCTGCATGGGGACACAGCCACACGGGTGGCACACCCACCTGGGCAGGTGCCACCAGAGCCTAATACTTGGAGATGCATCTCCCAGGGGTGCTGGTGAGGAAGGGGAGGTGGATTCCCCCCCATGCCTGGTCCCCAGCTTGTGCCAGGGAGCATGGGGACACACTGCTTTGTCCCTCGAGTGCCCCAGCCAggcaccagctctgccctgccctcaGGACCCTGCAGGATGGAACCTGGCCATCCTGGCCCCATTAAACACAgggtcccccagccccaggacagcTGGTGCAGATactcacagctgctgcttgtccAGGCTCAGCGTGAAGCCCCacctggggaagggaagaggcagGCAGTGGGGCAGCATCACCCAGCGCAGCAGGGCGCAGGGGTCAGGTTGCCCCACAGCCTGCTATTGGCACAGCTTTTGGGGGGGGTGCGTGCCCCAGGGCCACATCCAGGAGGCTGCCACTTACTGCGCTGGTGGCTTCAGCTTCTTCTTAATGCCCATGTAAACCTTGGCTGCGTCCAGCGGCCACTCGCGCTCTGGCTTGGCACTCTGGGGACAGAGAGCCCAGCTGACCTCTGTGGCCACCACTGTGCCACTGTGGTCCCCGAGGTCCCCCTCTCCAAGCCCTCCATACCCTCTTCTccttgagcagcagcagctgccggTCCCGGATGACGAAGTAGCGCTCCTGGAACTTGCTTCCCAGCAGCTTGGGGGGCTCCTCGCGGCATTTCAGCAGCCCACACTTGGGGGTCTCGCGCTTGGCCCCTGCCCAGTGGAAGAGATGGGGGTCAGGGGGCTGGGATTAATCACAGGGGGCTCCTGCTATGGGTGCTGGCTGgggccacccatgggtgctgcgtCCCTCTGTGGTCACCTCACCTGTGAAGAGGCAGCTGGCCTCGCTGATGGGGACCTTCCTCACCAGCAGGTATGCAGAGCTGGGCTCCGGGAGCTTGCACCACTGCAAcgcctgctccagcaccttctCCTTGGGGTGCAGGGGCCGCTCTGAGGGAACAGGGACACTGTCACCATCGtgtcccttcccttttccagcCACCGTCCCCCTTGCTCCTGGTAGAAAACCTTCCCCCAAGCATCCCCAGCCCCGTGGTGCTCACCCAGCTCCCCGTTCTCCAGGACCTCGAAGGTCAGCCAGATGTCCAGGCTGGTCGCCACGTTGCGCATCTCCAGCACCTGGTTGGTGAGCTCCTCCGCTGTCATCGTGGGGGACACCTGGGGCCAGACACGGGGGGGAGCTGCGGTGGGCGGTGGCAGGAAGGGACCCGGGGACAGGTGCACCAGGAGGCCACATACCACCACCCCTCCTCGGCACGGCCGTCCTCTGGGACTCACCTTCAGGGTGACGCAGCAGTCGGGCAGCTTCTGCTCCAGGTACACCTCGATGATGAGGTCCCCAGCCTGCGAGAGCTGTGGGAGAGGGGTGGCATTGGTGCTGTGATGGCACAGGTGCTGTGCACGTCCCcgctccccaggggctggggatggcatcttggggagctggagctgggcttcAGCCTCAAGGTGATGGATGACAGGGAGACAAGGGGGAGAAGATCCTTCCCCAAATGTCTGGCCTCACCACGGGGAGGTGTGGGACAGCAGGGACCCAGAGCATGCAACAGGGTGCGTCCCCATCCATCCCACCAGTCCAGGGCCCCGCCGTGCTGAAGGTCAGCGCATCCCTAGTACCTGGGTATCCTTCCAGGTGGTGATCAGACTGTTCTCCAGCTCCATCTGGGACACCTGGTCCTCGTCAATCTGCCAGAGGAAGAAAggatggggagagagagaggacaCATGGGGTCAGCGTGGAGTGGGTGGGGGCCACAGGGCCAGGATGGGTGATGCAGGTTGAGGGATGGGGGCCAGCATGGGAGGACACgtggggacaaggacagggCCAGCACGGAGGGGGGACCTGCAGAGCACTCACATTGAAGATGCTGACATAGTTGTCAATGAGGTCTTCCATCACCTTCACCTCGTGCTCGCCTTTGCCATCGGTCTGGAAGAGGCTGGGTGCGAAGAGCAGCGACAGGTTCTTGGTGGTCATCTGGTTGAGGTCTGCGCATTTCTGCACCCTGGGGCAGGGAGCGAGGCAGTGAGGGGCTGGCCCCACTCTGGAGGGGCCGTCGGCCCCAGCCACCCTCTTCTACCCCAAAACCAGCCTGtttctccccagctccctggaTCACCAGGACTGGGAACTTCCTGCTGGGCAGTTCCTGTTTCCAGGACTGCCAGCTGCCATCCCACCGTGTGCTGAGTCAGGGATGGGAATTtactttctttccccttttttgggCACTGGGTGAAGTCGACGTCCTACAAGGGGATGTCCCCTAGTCCCAAACCTTCCCCTTACTGCAGGACAACCTTGGGAACGTCTGAGCTGTCTCAGatgtttctgcatttcccaGCACTGTCCTGGGAGCACTGGGCTCTGCCTGGCTCTCAGGGGTGGGATCCAGCGTTCCCCGGGGAGGTGCCACCGTGGGGGACCCCTTGGGGAGGTGGCACGCTGACCTGTAGAGGTGCCCGATCAGGGCAGCCAGGGTCTTGCGGTTCAGGCGAGGCAGGCGATGGATGAGCTCCTTGTACCGCTCCAGGCGCTGGGGCTTGGAGGAGATCTCTGCAGGGAGGAGAACAAGCCATGGACCATCACTGGGGCTGGTGGGCCCAGAGCCGGCCTGGCACTGGGACCCCGTCCCACTGGACACTGTTTGCACACCCAGCACAGGATCAGGGACGTACTCGCAGCCTCCTTCCACTGCGGGTGCAGCTCATGGGTGAAGACGGGGTCCTCCAGCTCGCGGAAGAACCTCTTCAGCACGTCGGTGACGTCCTCGATGAAGTTGTCGCTGATGCGCAGCTTGACGTTGCGGGCGTCCCGCCGGAACTCCTCCATCAGTACCTTGATGCGGGACTTGGCTCCGTTCTTGCGGTAAATCCCCTCGTGccgcagccctggggaaggGGCACAGCGTCatggggcctgctcctgcccagcatGTCCCCACCAGGGCTGGTGGCCAGAGAGAGGGGCTTCTTATCCGTGCCCCTCGGCCACCCCACGAGTGCTGGGGTGGGTCCCGTGCTCACCGTACTGCGTGATGAAGGCGATGCAGCTGTCCACGATGATGGGGATGTCCCCGCGGCTCAGCTGCTGGTCCCGCAGCGCATTGCCCCggccccctgctgctgcctggatgTCAGTGTACCACGCAGCTGTGTCCGCCCGTGACAAGCCCTGCAGGTAAAACGTCCTGAGAACAACAAGGGTGGAGAACTGGGAATGAAGGCTGCCAGGGAGCTGGGttgtcccctcctgccccacgcGCCAGGCTGAGCCAAAGGGCACCCAACCCTTAGAGACCCCCATCCGGGGTGACCTCTGCAAGCCCCTTGTCCATGACCATGCCTCCACCCCTGCAGCATCTCCGTGGTGGGCTCAGGATCATCCTCCCCCCCACACCAATGCCTTCATCCCAGCATCAGCCAAGCTTGCTCAGCACCCTCCCTATCCATCCCACATCCAGCTCTCACCTCCCCatctccaccagcagcagcatctccctcTTCTCCGGTGTATCTGTGGGGGGCACGAGACCTGCGTGGGGGCGAGAAGCAGAGGGCTCAGAGGGGGACATGGCCACGCACCATGCACCCAGCCCGGGCACTCactgagctcctgcagccgccgcAGGTTGATGCTGTCCTCGGCCCCGTCCTCCTCGGCGGGGCAGATGAAGAGGTGGGCTTTCTGCAGGATGAAGAAGGCTTGCTGCCAGCGCTCGGGGTTGAGCATGCACTTGTAGCGCAGCTGGCCTGCTCGCTGAAATTCGTAGCCCAGCAGGCAGTGACAGCTCACGGGAGTGAACCACTGTGGGATGGAACAAGAGATGAGATGGGCAAAGGCAGGGCTCAGGACTGGGACAGGTCCCACCGAGCACGGTGCCCGGCTCACCTTGCCGATGGTGCTTGCCCATGCCTGCAGCGTCTCGGGACTGtcagcccccagctgctgcacttTTTCCCCAGTGAGGAAGAGCTCGAGGGTGAAGCGAAACCTGCAGAGGATGAGAAACCATCAGGGCCGCTccctccctgcacccagagaTGCTCAGGATGTGCCCAGCCACCAAGCAAGGTGTGGTGCCCATCCCTGCCCTCTGCATGCCCATGGGCTCCCCAGGCTTGCAGGTCCACCCGTGCCAAGGAGGGGGCACCCTGGGGATACCTCTCAGTGGTGCCTGGGTTGGTGGatgcctgggctctgctcacgCCCAGGGAGAGGAGCTCCCCGCTCTCGATGTGGCCCAGGGGCTCGGTGCATTTCTCCGTCTCGAAGAAGAGCAGAGATTTCTCCAGCGAGCACCAGACGCGCTGGAAGTCTGTGGGATGGTGGAGTTAGTGTTGGTGGGGTGGGCACCCAACACTCTCCCATGCCCCCCACGCTTTCCCATGCTCCCCACACTTTCCCATACACCCCACACTTACCTTCTCTGCTCTTCCTGGTGCCTGGGAGCCGGGGGGGAGCCATGGCCCGGTGCAGGTACCCGCTGTGTGTCACCGGCTGCGTGATTTCGTTGTAGACGCCCTCCGGACCTGGTTCCCCTGTGAAGAACAGCACTGTGAGGAGGCACCCACCAAAATGTGGGTACCAGGGGCAGGGAGACCCCCACTCATGAAGGTGTAGGCAAAGGGATGCTCCAGGCATGGAGGTTCCCAAAAAACGGGCTCCAGAGGTAGCTACCACCCTGCCCCTCCCCAGAGGAGGGGTGCCCTTGGGCATGCCCTGATGCCttggctgtccccagccctggtgcccgggggcagcagcaaggaggaagCCCCCCCATCACAGCCTGAAGGTGCTTGAGTTACCTGAATGGTTCCTGGGCCTTTTGCTCTCCAGATCCCACCATGGGTCAGCCCCTGGGGCCATCTCGTAGGCTGCAGGttcagcagccagcccagcctccGAGGAGGAGAAGAACTGCAGGATGGTCTTGAGCAAGCCTGGTGCTGCCACTGCAGCGCACAGTGCCTGGAACGAGACGGGCACCCTTAGGGACCACGTCCTGGCTGATGGAGAGCCCCATCCCGCTGCCGGGGTGCTCAAAGCTGGCACAATAACCCCCACACCCATGGGGCAGCCCAGCATGGGAATGTAGGCACATCAACCAAGCAGAAGGTGTTGGCATCTCAAATGTAGAGATCCGGGGTCATTCCCAGCCCCCGGCACCTTGCAGGCACCCCGTGGTGGCCCCTACCTGGAGCACTTCCTCCTGGGTGGCGTAGTGGGGATGGGGCAGGCGGTACCGCCCGTCCCGGTACTTGCGGGCAATGAAGTCCCGTCTCTGCTCGGCGCTGGCATCTGGGTGGAGAGCCTCGGCGGTGGGGAGGCGGGCAGCCCAAAATCGGTTGGCTCGGTCATTGCCCAGCACGATGAAGAGCTGGGGGAGAGTCCCACAgtgagggcgagcagcaggtAGAAGGGGATGCCCAgcatccctgtgtccccatggagctcgtggggctgctgccctgccccaggaACCCTGGGTGCCTCTACCTGCACGATTTCATTGGACCAGACGCTGGTGTCGAGCTTCAGGCTTTGCACCTTGGAGATGTTGGAGCCCAGGCTGCGGTGCTGTCCTGTGGGGGGAACAGGTGGGTGAGCATCCTCTGGCAGGGCCAGGGGAACTGCTGCCAGGTGGTACCCGTACCCTGCCCACCCCCAGGGTGATGCACTGGCCTGCGCACTGCTTGCAGATGACCACGCAGAGGTTGATGGACGCCCAGTCGGGGTTCTGAGCCTGGCAGTCTGCACAGTACTTGTTGGCTTTGTTGGACCAGATCTTTTCTGCCACCTCGTAGTCGTAGAGCATCTCGGCTATGGCCTCCTGCAGGGCCTCCATCCACTCCCGCTTATCCCGCTCTGATTCTGCCACAAAGCTGTGGGCACAAGTGGCCAAAGCTCACAGAGAtcctggctccagcagccagctgctccccatccccatccccatccccgtccccatccccatccccatccccatccccatccccatccccatcctccatccccatccctattcctatccccgtccccgtccctttccttgtccctgtccctgtccccatccctcctgccaCCAGTACCTGAATATCTTGGAGGGGGTGATGAGCTCGAAGCTGCGGTTCTTGGCCTCGCGGATGGTGGAGCCGCGCATCTCGATCACACAGATGCCGATGCCCATCTTGAAGAACTGCAGATGAGAGCGACGCCGGTGCTGACTCTGCCCACGGCCACGGTGGACgcacccagcacctccagccttgCGTCCCTGCGCTGCCCGGCCCACCTAGAGCTGGCACCCACACCTTCCAACCCATCCTGCCTGGTCTGGCTTAAGCATCCTGCAGATCGGTCACATCTTAAAACAAAAGGCATCACCGAGCCAAACACACTCATACAGCAAGTATCAGCCTGAGCAAAAACTGCATGGGGTGGCTTAGTGCGCACCAGGAAAACTGgccaaaaaaaagcaaatggtgCTGAGAAACTTCAGCAGACGGGAGGTGGGATTTCCGTGGGGCTCGCTGCGGGTGCCGGGGCAGTGCCACCAACCTGCTCGCTCTTGTACAGCCACATCTCGGGCAGGCTGAGGGCTGCGAACACCTTGGACTTCTGGCCCTTCAGCTCCAGGGTCCCCGACTTCTGGCAGTGTGCTGTGTTGGGGGGCCGTGGCCGGGAGCCCCCCAGGCGCTGGTCGGTCACCTTCTTCTGCAGCGTGGAGCACCACTCATTCCTCTGGGCTGcatggggagggcagggctgagggggcagccccgagcccttccctctgccctgctATGGGGCAGAGCATGGTGGGGATGGGTGTcccctgctcagcacagccactgtggggacagggctgccctggggaagCTGTGGGACAGAGGCAGGGATGGGTCCCTGGGGACCGATGGCCCCAGCCCAGGTTTTGGCTTACCCTCGTTCTCGGCACGGAAGACGAAGATCCGGTGGCTGGTGACCACCTGGAACTTGTTGTCCTTGCTGGCACGAACCATCTCGATGACGGACAGCGGGATCACACCCTTGGGGTAGGACTCCTGaaagcagccccggggggggtcaCCCCGCTGTGCCCTGGGACCCCCGCACCTGCCTCACTGGGCACACTGGTACCAAACCCTGGTAATGGGCAGGAACGGGCTGGCTGTGAGCCCCTAGCAATAGCAGCTGCTCTGGGGCCACGCATGTGCCCTCTCCCCTTGGTGCCACAGACACAGGGCCAGGCAGGTCCCCTGGGCATGGGGACACGGCAGCTCGACCCTGGTGATGCTGGGGCTGTGCCGACTTCTTGCAGAAGGTGGACAAGGGGTTGTGGCAGCTGATGTTGTGCCACAGGGTCAcagaggctggcagggacctctgggtcCACTtgctccaacccctgctcaagcaggctgcccaggaccacatccaggtggTTTTTGAAGATATTCCAGGGTGTGGACTGGAgactccaaggatggagacttcacagcctctctgggcaacctgtgccagttcTGAgtcacccgcacagcacagaaatccTTCAGGTGTTCAGAGCGAGAGCCTCCTCTGGTTTATTTTGtgccttccccaggctgaaactcccagccctcagcctctcctgcttaggcagcacagtgcagccccccccgcccgcaTCCTGCCCCCTCTCACCTTCTCACTGCTGAAGTACATCAGGTTCTTCCCATCGAAGCGGACGTAGCGCCTCTGGAAGACATAGTTCCTTTTGGGATGGCAGAAAAATGGGCTGTTAGGAGAAGGGTGGTCCCCTGAGGGCCCCACATCCACACACAGACCCCAGAGGTGCTGCACAAGGACCCTCGCAGCACACTGATGGGACCCAGAACCCAATCAGCTCCAGGTGGTTCTGAGACCCCCATGCCCACCTCACCAACCTTGCCCAAGGGGGCTTCACCATGGGGACCCATCACCGCCCCGTGGTGGGCACGTACCCTTGTGGGGACAGCTTGTCCAGCCAACCGCTGAGCATGGTGGGCCGGGGCTCAGAGAGCGAGGTGTAGCTCGCGTAGGGGGAGATGGTCAGGTCGTCCAGGACCTCGTCGGGGTAGAGATGTGGTGGCAGGCTGAACGGGGTGCCCTCAGCCCGCGGAGCCTCCACGGTGGAGTACCCCTCCGTGTCGTTCTGGGCGATGCGTTCGATAAGCCTGGTGCGCGTCTCCTCGTCCTCGCTCCTCCCCTCGCTGCTGCACTCGCTGCTTGTCCTGCGAGGAACGGGGCCGTGGGACCATCAGGAGATGTTCTTCACCACTCCTGGCCTCATCCTGGGCTCCTCGGGACACCCAGCCCCTTGGGTTTCAGCATCTCCACGAGTGGGGCGGGATGAGGGCTTGGTGCTCACCAGCCCcatggccaccagcagccctcccTGCCTGATGGTGAGGCTGGGGACAGTTGGTAAAAGGGTCTTCTGCACCTTGGGTAAGAGCTGCCCCCATCCTGGCTCCCAGGACGGTCTCTCCCCATGCCCCACTAGTGTTTGTGGCCCCGGGGTGTCCCCCTCATGCCCAGCTACAGggtctgggaaaaaaacaatgtgCAGGGGGAGCTCTGGCgtcagtttgttttcttggggAGCCCCGGTGAGGAGAGGCCTGTCGAGACCATCCAGCCATaacaataaaaggaaatcataaaaataaacc harbors:
- the ARAP3 gene encoding arf-GAP with Rho-GAP domain, ANK repeat and PH domain-containing protein 3 isoform X2 → MSSPCGPDSDIADWLATIHLERYRDVFKQHGIHVARDVLTLDGDHLQQLGITATGHRKRILNLAQQTRLRAQPRAGSPHPRAPPMGEDAMKAEPGVATDAFGMQQRGTMLSHTSSLEKDPSPPLVKPVPKPRTVFYRPKSEPGSAPTPPARTTAPAQSPNGAPTAFVVLEGFVPGESSTDMESPGTAAAMGTGTSRLEARLPVAPDHGQALDVSEKPFLGVPSVPPRLSHRVAVAEPSPASTPEGRPSLPGAGQGRLEMVSNVIYEGLKPSPAPTEESRRENGPQHRDLAQELTLQELTQLAEKPDPSWPMGGLPPVPQRPTGKPEVGEPPISPYSETTFGHVVLAREQKGTGIPLGQSYEAVAELELEREARRTSSECSSEGRSEDEETRTRLIERIAQNDTEGYSTVEAPRAEGTPFSLPPHLYPDEVLDDLTISPYASYTSLSEPRPTMLSGWLDKLSPQGNYVFQRRYVRFDGKNLMYFSSEKESYPKGVIPLSVIEMVRASKDNKFQVVTSHRIFVFRAENEAQRNEWCSTLQKKVTDQRLGGSRPRPPNTAHCQKSGTLELKGQKSKVFAALSLPEMWLYKSEQFFKMGIGICVIEMRGSTIREAKNRSFELITPSKIFSFVAESERDKREWMEALQEAIAEMLYDYEVAEKIWSNKANKYCADCQAQNPDWASINLCVVICKQCAGQHRSLGSNISKVQSLKLDTSVWSNEIVQLFIVLGNDRANRFWAARLPTAEALHPDASAEQRRDFIARKYRDGRYRLPHPHYATQEEVLQALCAAVAAPGLLKTILQFFSSSEAGLAAEPAAYEMAPGADPWWDLESKRPRNHSGEPGPEGVYNEITQPVTHSGYLHRAMAPPRLPGTRKSREDFQRVWCSLEKSLLFFETEKCTEPLGHIESGELLSLGVSRAQASTNPGTTERFRFTLELFLTGEKVQQLGADSPETLQAWASTIGKWFTPVSCHCLLGYEFQRAGQLRYKCMLNPERWQQAFFILQKAHLFICPAEEDGAEDSINLRRLQELSLVPPTDTPEKREMLLLVEMGRTFYLQGLSRADTAAWYTDIQAAAGGRGNALRDQQLSRGDIPIIVDSCIAFITQYGLRHEGIYRKNGAKSRIKVLMEEFRRDARNVKLRISDNFIEDVTDVLKRFFRELEDPVFTHELHPQWKEAAKISSKPQRLERYKELIHRLPRLNRKTLAALIGHLYRVQKCADLNQMTTKNLSLLFAPSLFQTDGKGEHEVKVMEDLIDNYVSIFNIDEDQVSQMELENSLITTWKDTQLSQAGDLIIEVYLEQKLPDCCVTLKVSPTMTAEELTNQVLEMRNVATSLDIWLTFEVLENGELERPLHPKEKVLEQALQWCKLPEPSSAYLLVRKVPISEASCLFTGAKRETPKCGLLKCREEPPKLLGSKFQERYFVIRDRQLLLLKEKRSAKPEREWPLDAAKVYMGIKKKLKPPAQWGFTLSLDKQQLYLVCSGQAELWDWTTSILKAQHDDLRPVIMRRRSSSDLAKQKFGTMPLVPLHGDSTDATMLSANQTLLRLHTRRTLSMFFPMKVHQDSLEEEQQENEADAEPVYEEVGNFPELAALELERGLLADPSAVPPVDRSKKPTPSPEHPPAPALRSSLPASPAQRLPGLSVTKALSLELGLNLECDTAPSCGPRATHTASLERNVDPSAAPAGDQEPVAMLESSPGTESSVSRKRSMQLSASINEKLIQELSSIILRKNEGQPPATGPGQPVT
- the ARAP3 gene encoding arf-GAP with Rho-GAP domain, ANK repeat and PH domain-containing protein 3 isoform X1, with protein sequence MSSPCGPDSDIADWLATIHLERYRDVFKQHGIHVARDVLTLDGDHLQQLGITATGHRKRILNLAQQTRLRAQPRAGSPHPRAPPMGEDAMKAEPGVATDAFGMQQRGTMLSHTSSLEKDPSPPLVKPVPKPRTVFYRPKSEPGSAPTPPARTTAPAQSPNGAPTAFVVLEGFVPGESSTDMESPGTAAAMGTGTSRLEARLPVAPDHGQALDVSEKPFLGVPSVPPRLSHRVAVAEPSPASTPEGRPSLPGAGQGRLEMVSNVIYEGLKPSPAPTEESRRENGPQHRDLAQELTLQELTQLAEKPDSPSWPMGGLPPVPQRPTGKPEVGEPPISPYSETTFGHVVLAREQKGTGIPLGQSYEAVAELELEREARRTSSECSSEGRSEDEETRTRLIERIAQNDTEGYSTVEAPRAEGTPFSLPPHLYPDEVLDDLTISPYASYTSLSEPRPTMLSGWLDKLSPQGNYVFQRRYVRFDGKNLMYFSSEKESYPKGVIPLSVIEMVRASKDNKFQVVTSHRIFVFRAENEAQRNEWCSTLQKKVTDQRLGGSRPRPPNTAHCQKSGTLELKGQKSKVFAALSLPEMWLYKSEQFFKMGIGICVIEMRGSTIREAKNRSFELITPSKIFSFVAESERDKREWMEALQEAIAEMLYDYEVAEKIWSNKANKYCADCQAQNPDWASINLCVVICKQCAGQHRSLGSNISKVQSLKLDTSVWSNEIVQLFIVLGNDRANRFWAARLPTAEALHPDASAEQRRDFIARKYRDGRYRLPHPHYATQEEVLQALCAAVAAPGLLKTILQFFSSSEAGLAAEPAAYEMAPGADPWWDLESKRPRNHSGEPGPEGVYNEITQPVTHSGYLHRAMAPPRLPGTRKSREDFQRVWCSLEKSLLFFETEKCTEPLGHIESGELLSLGVSRAQASTNPGTTERFRFTLELFLTGEKVQQLGADSPETLQAWASTIGKWFTPVSCHCLLGYEFQRAGQLRYKCMLNPERWQQAFFILQKAHLFICPAEEDGAEDSINLRRLQELSLVPPTDTPEKREMLLLVEMGRTFYLQGLSRADTAAWYTDIQAAAGGRGNALRDQQLSRGDIPIIVDSCIAFITQYGLRHEGIYRKNGAKSRIKVLMEEFRRDARNVKLRISDNFIEDVTDVLKRFFRELEDPVFTHELHPQWKEAAKISSKPQRLERYKELIHRLPRLNRKTLAALIGHLYRVQKCADLNQMTTKNLSLLFAPSLFQTDGKGEHEVKVMEDLIDNYVSIFNIDEDQVSQMELENSLITTWKDTQLSQAGDLIIEVYLEQKLPDCCVTLKVSPTMTAEELTNQVLEMRNVATSLDIWLTFEVLENGELERPLHPKEKVLEQALQWCKLPEPSSAYLLVRKVPISEASCLFTGAKRETPKCGLLKCREEPPKLLGSKFQERYFVIRDRQLLLLKEKRSAKPEREWPLDAAKVYMGIKKKLKPPAQWGFTLSLDKQQLYLVCSGQAELWDWTTSILKAQHDDLRPVIMRRRSSSDLAKQKFGTMPLVPLHGDSTDATMLSANQTLLRLHTRRTLSMFFPMKVHQDSLEEEQQENEADAEPVYEEVGNFPELAALELERGLLADPSAVPPVDRSKKPTPSPEHPPAPALRSSLPASPAQRLPGLSVTKALSLELGLNLECDTAPSCGPRATHTASLERNVDPSAAPAGDQEPVAMLESSPGTESSVSRKRSMQLSASINEKLIQELSSIILRKNEGQPPATGPGQPVT
- the ARAP3 gene encoding arf-GAP with Rho-GAP domain, ANK repeat and PH domain-containing protein 3 isoform X3 produces the protein MSSPCGPDSDIADWLATIHLERYRDVFKQHGIHVARDVLTLDGDHLQQLGITATGHRKRILNLAQQTRLRAQPRAGSPHPRAPPMGEDAMKAEPGVATDAFGMQQRGTMLSHTSSLEKDPSPPLVKPVPKPRTVFYRPKSEPGSAPTPPARTTAPAQSPNGAPTAFVVLEGFVPGESSTDMESPGTAAAMGTGTSRLEARLPVAPDHGQALDVSEKPFLGVPSVPPRLSHRVAVAEPSPASTPEGRPSLPGAGQGRLEMVSNVIYEGLKPSPAPTEESRRENGPQHRDLAQELTLQELTQLAEKPDSPSWPMGGLPPVPQRPTGKPEVGEPPISPYSETTFGHVVLAREQKGTGIPLGQSYEAVAELELEREARRTSSECSSEGRSEDEETRTRLIERIAQNDTEGYSTVEAPRAEGTPFSLPPHLYPDEVLDDLTISPYASYTSLSEPRPTMLSGWLDKLSPQGNYVFQRRYVRFDGKNLMYFSSEKESYPKGVIPLSVIEMVRASKDNKFQVVTSHRIFVFRAENEAQRNEWCSTLQKKVTDQRLGGSRPRPPNTAHCQKSGTLELKGQKSKVFAALSLPEMWLYKSEQFFKMGIGICVIEMRGSTIREAKNRSFELITPSKIFSFVAESERDKREWMEALQEAIAEMLYDYEVAEKIWSNKANKYCADCQAQNPDWASINLCVVICKQCAGQHRSLGSNISKVQSLKLDTSVWSNEIVQLFIVLGNDRANRFWAARLPTAEALHPDASAEQRRDFIARKYRDGRYRLPHPHYATQEEVLQALCAAVAAPGLLKTILQFFSSSEAGLAAEPAAYEMAPGADPWWDLESKRPRNHSGEPGPEGVYNEITQPVTHSGYLHRAMAPPRLPGTRKSREDFQRVWCSLEKSLLFFETEKCTEPLGHIESGELLSLGVSRAQASTNPGTTERFRFTLELFLTGEKVQQLGADSPETLQAWASTIGKWFTPVSCHCLLGYEFQRAGQLRYKCMLNPERWQQAFFILQKAHLFICPAEEDGAEDSINLRRLQELSLVPPTDTPEKREMLLLVEMGRTFYLQGLSRADTAAWYTDIQAAAGGRGNALRDQQLSRGDIPIIVDSCIAFITQYGLRHEGIYRKNGAKSRIKVLMEEFRRDARNVKLRISDNFIEDVTDVLKRFFRELEDPVFTHELHPQWKEAAKISSKPQRLERYKELIHRLPRLNRKTLAALIGHLYRVQKCADLNQMTTKNLSLLFAPSLFQTDGKGEHEVKVMEDLIDNYVSIFNIDEDQVSQMELENSLITTWKDTQLSQAGDLIIEVYLEQKLPDCCVTLKVSPTMTAEELTNQVLEMRNVATSLDIWLTFEVLENGELERPLHPKEKVLEQALQWCKLPEPSSAYLLVRKVPISEASCLFTGAKRETPKCGLLKCREEPPKLLGSKFQERYFVIRDRQLLLLKEKRSAKPEREWPLDAAKVYMGIKKKLKPPAQWGFTLSLDKQQLYLVCSGQAELWDWTTSILKAQHDDLRPVIMRRRSSSDLAKQKFGTMPLVPLHGDSTDATMLSANQTLPMKVHQDSLEEEQQENEADAEPVYEEVGNFPELAALELERGLLADPSAVPPVDRSKKPTPSPEHPPAPALRSSLPASPAQRLPGLSVTKALSLELGLNLECDTAPSCGPRATHTASLERNVDPSAAPAGDQEPVAMLESSPGTESSVSRKRSMQLSASINEKLIQELSSIILRKNEGQPPATGPGQPVT